Proteins from one Oryza sativa Japonica Group chromosome 12, ASM3414082v1 genomic window:
- the LOC4352742 gene encoding serine/threonine-protein kinase 52, producing MASSCTMVPADLVEEKAAAAAVEEDAGSYLRADQVDLMSLDFEIEERMADRFRKLNSGGVERGDEGPKAAWEIDLSKLEIGHVVEHGDHGTLFRGKYYSQDVAVKLLDWGAEGDSSEDQIAHFRTSLKEVVAVWHEFNHPNITKFIGASMGTTNLNIPKDIPDHSSRKGARTDLPDRACCVVVEYLTGGTLKQHLIKHYRKNKKLLYEEVVRLALDLARGLSFLHSKKIVHRDVKSENMLLDPQLNLKIADFGVARLVEAQDPKDLTRTTGTLGYMAPEVLDGKPYNRKCDVYSFGICLWETYCCDMPYGPYSDLSFADFSSFVVHKNLRPEIPDCCPSAMASIMRRCWDANPEVRPEMEEVVRLLESLDTSNGGGMLLEKKKKKHPGGGCFCFFVPRAA from the exons ATGGCGTCGAGCTGCACCATGGTGCCggcggatttggtggaggagaaggcggcggcggcggcggtggaggaggatgcGGGGAGTTACCTGCGCGCCGACCAGGTGGATCTCATGAGCCTGGACTTCGAGATCGAGGAGAGGATGGCCGACAGGTTCCGCAAGCTCAacagcggcggcgtggagcgcgGCGACGAGGGGCCCAAGGCCGCGTGGGAGATCGACCTCTCCAAGCTGGAGATCGGCCACGTCGTCGAGCACGGCGACCACGGCACGCTCTTCCGCGGGAAGTACTACAGCCAGGACGTCGCAG TGAAACTGTTGGATTGGGGCGCAGAGGGCGATTCATCTGAAGACCAAATAGCTCATTTTAGAACATCACTTAAGGAGGTGGTTGCTGTTTGGCATGAGTTCAACCATCCGAATATCACAAAG TTCATCGGCGCATCGATGGGTACAACAAACCTTAATATTCCAAAAGATATTCCAGACCACAGTTCCAGGAAGGGTGCACGCACTGATCTGCCTGACAGAGCATGCTGTGTTGTGGTAGAATATCTCACTGGGGGCACATTGAAACAGCATCTCATAAAGCATTACAGGAAGAACAAGAAGCTTCTATATGAAGAGGTGGTTCGGCTTGCATTGGATTTGGCCAGAGG ATTGAGCTTCCTGCACTCAAAAAAGATTGTGCATCGGGATGTCAAAAGTGAGAACATGCTACTTGACCCACAGCTGAACCTTAAGATTGCTGATTTTGGTGTTGCTCGTCTCGTTGAGGCTCAGGATCCCAAGGATTTGACACGCACGACTGGAACACTTGGTTACATGGCCCCAGAG GTGCTTGATGGAAAGCCATACAACAGAAAGTGCGATGTTTACAGTTTCGGCATCTGCCTATGGGAGACATACTGCTGTGATATGCCCTATGGACCCTACTCAGACCTCAGCTTTGCAGACTTCTCATCGTTTGTTGTCCATAAG AATTTGCGACCGGAGATCCCGGACTGCTGCCCGAGCGCAATGGCGAGCATCATGCGGAGATGCTGGGACGCCAACCCGGAGGTCCGGCCCGagatggaggaggtggtgcgccTCCTCGAGTCCCTGGACACGAGCAATGGCGGCGGCATGTtgctggagaagaagaagaagaagcatccCGGCGGTGGATGCTTCTGCTTCTTCGTACCCCGCGCCGCGTAG